The following proteins are co-located in the Pochonia chlamydosporia 170 chromosome 6, whole genome shotgun sequence genome:
- a CDS encoding extracellular mutant protein 11 domain-containing protein: MQPGLKAKGRGLQAFVRGKSDGNAHYNASAEKPSQPELEKRSATPNANEYIPSRQELAEFARLPLPGAFRKSSPQPSGQLGNGQNAPSPVRRGFGSPARPPVSRVQSTHAQHDIFNGSQLGENFMNSGLSTPVNESEDLIIRPTHGIKAEEPRADGNQIQSLPPRHSQPTAGRNDEFSVARDGRLSVVPGVPRYHPSEMKDGFQNNNAQQLKPFRSQNAPYTFPAQSLHGPAKLPMRGVRINRALPPATNALTIEQDEVKSRFIERGAGNWEERIVEEKINESILVNDSDDDFEAHGPYGGMKVASKVKLQNGFHPRVTREDRLSTKPSRNIPAKEKKRRRPSLDYDDKILSSMTYQDLQEEPFDVVPQALGMNGGHDASASKLTTRLEQFQQQGEREQHQFFSNMSIDDWENSGDWFADQFSGIMNRLRNARREKRQMIREFETEASHREEAIRVRTDTIDRKLTRMKHDGQRVVGDKDF, encoded by the coding sequence ATGCAACCAGGACTCAAAGCAAAGGGCCGTGGGCTCCAGGCGTTTGTTCGTGGCAAGTCTGACGGCAACGCCCACTACAATGCCTCTGCTGAAAAACCATCTCAACCGGAACTGGAGAAACGTTCAGCTACGCCAAACGCAAACGAATACATACCAAGCCGACAAGAACTCGCCGAGTTCGCCCGTCTTCCCCTGCCTGGTGCCTTCCGCAAGTCCAGCCCCCAGCCAAGTGGCCAACTTGGAAACGGACAAAATGCCCCATCGCCGGTGAGACGGGGATTTGGatcaccagccagaccaccAGTGAGTCGTGTTCAGTCAACGCACGCCCAGCATGATATCTTCAATGGGTCACAGCTTGGGGAAAACTTTATGAACTCTGGGCTGTCGACTCCCGTCAACGAGTCGGAGGACTTGATCATCAGACCAACTCACGGCATCAAGGCGGAGGAGCCACGCGCAGATGGAAATCAGATCCAGAGCTTGCCTCCTCGACATTCTCAGCCTACCGCGGGAAGGAATGATGAATTTTCCGTAGCACGAGATGGCCGCCTATCTGTCGTTCCCGGGGTTCCCCGCTATCATCCGTCCGAAATGAAAGATGGATTCCAGAACAATAATGCTCAGCAACTAAAACCCTTCAGGTCGCAGAATGCACCCTATACTTTTCCAGCCCAGTCGCTTCATGGCCCAGCAAAGTTGCCGATGCGCGGAGTTCGCATCAATCGTGCACTACCCCCCGCAACTAATGCTCTGACCATTGAGCAAGACGAGGTTAAGAGCAGGTTCATTGAGCGCGGGGCAGGAAACTGGGAGGAGCGAATAGTCGAAGAAAAGATCAATGAGTCTATCCTTGTTAACGATTCGGACGATGACTTTGAGGCTCACGGACCATATGGAGGCATGAAAGTAGCTTCCAAAGTAAAGTTGCAAAATGGCTTTCACCCACGGGTGACCCGAGAAGATAGGTTATCAACAAAGCCTTCCCGCAACATACCtgccaaggagaaaaagCGGAGGCGTCCAAGTTTAGACTACGACGACAAAATTCTCAGTTCCATGACATATCAAGATCTTCAAGAAGAGCCTTTTGACGTTGTACCGCAAGCACTTGGCATGAACGGTGGTCACGATGCGTCTGCTTCGAAGCTGACAACAAGACTGGAGCaattccagcagcaaggAGAACGCgagcaacatcaatttttctccaacatgtcaaTTGACGACTGGGAGAATTCTGGCGACTGGTTTGCGGATCAATTTTCAGGCATCATGAATCGTCTACGCAACGCTCGTCGTGAGAAACGCCAAATGATCCGGGAGTTCGAAACGGAAGCTTCCCACAGAGAAGAAGCAATCCGTGTACGAACCGACACCATTGATAGGAAATTAACAAGGATGAAGCATGATGGCCAACGGGTGGTTGGTGACAAGGACTTTTAG
- a CDS encoding signal recognition particle, SRP54 subunit, GTPase (similar to Metarhizium robertsii ARSEF 23 XP_007821308.1) → MSTFTDDKAPICIPFITEHLQTHLSKSPNRPLIIGLNGMQGVGKTTLVAPLAAALKNNNIHTLVFSIDDFYLPHDEQVKLASSHPENALVQHRGEPGTHDIPLVKSVFDALLNNSPTYIPVYDKALFSGQGDRLPASEWTPVNQDGQPAVQVVIFEGWSVGFRPISTAEVEEKWKAPSRTLHKHKLEHLQFINEKLREYDDVTDLFDAFVHIDSEDAEYVYAWRQEQEDWLRVTRGDPNAGMTPEQVVRFVDGYYPAYELYTSGMRSGVFKDRPGCQLRMIVGRDRKVKEVVRI, encoded by the exons ATGTCAACCTTTACAGACGACAAAGCCCCAATATGCATCCCCTTCATCACCGAACACCTCCAAACGCACCTCTCCAAATCCCCCAACCGCCCTCTCATCATCGGCCTCAACGGCATGCAAGGCGTCGGCAAAACAACCCTCGTAGCACCCCTAGCAGCCGCCCTcaaaaacaacaacatccacaCCCTTGTCTTCAGCATCGATGACTTCTATCTCCCGCACGACGAACAAGTCAAGCTAGCCAGCTCTCATCCCGAAAACGCACTTGTCCAGCATCGCGGAGAGCCAG GAACACACGATATCCCGCTTGTGAAATCTGTATTCGACGCTCTTCTGAATAACAGCCCGACTTACATCCCCGTCTATGACAAGGCTCTCTTCTCGGGACAGGGTGACCGCCTCCCAGCGTCGGAGTGGACGCCCGTTAATCAGGATGGCCAACCGGCGGTGCAAGTTGTAATTTTTGAAGGCTGGTCCGTTGGGTTTCGGCCGATTTCGACGGCGGAGGTAGAAGAGAAGTGGAAGGCTCCTAGTCGGACGTTGCATAAGCATAAGTTGGAGCACTTACAGTTTATTAACGAAAAGTTGAGGGAGTATGATGACGTTACGGATTTATTTGATGCGTTTGTACATATTGATTCTGAGGATGCAGAGTACGTGTATGCCTGGAGACAGGAACAGGAGGACTGGCTACGGGTGACTCGGGGCGACCCCAACGCTGGGATGACGCCTGAACAGGTCGTCAGGTTTGTGGATGGGTATTATCCTGCGTATGAGTTGTATACGAGTGGTATGCGGAGTGGCGTATTCAAGGATAGACCGGGGTGTCAGCTGCGCATGATTGTAGGGCGGGATAGAAAGGTCAAGGAAGTGGTTCGCATATAG
- a CDS encoding cation efflux protein/zinc transporter (similar to Cordyceps militaris CM01 XP_006669422.1), with translation MASPYALPSSALPHAHQQHMHSHSHSHPSLNAWRASMSTGSLPPSIEDEAHDHERPHSHSRQHSHARQGSHASNTSAVLHREKAAPASLDSLDGWTKETTAGGKNILTPGPDAATSPYSPPIKHNHNHSDHSNHHDHEHKDTHSHDHDHDRDHKHGHSHNHDHSHSHHHTHASRPDDGKAQRSLFTRTLLKYTAGMPILHAILVEKDSRRIFYFMVLNFAFMAVQAFYGYVTDSLGLLSDSIHMFFDCVALFVGLLAAVMSKWPPSQKFPYGFGKIETLSGFANGILLMLLSLEIAFEAFERLWEGTKTKRLGELFIVSSLGLAVNLVGMMAFGHHHHHGHSHGHSHAHDHSHDHAHGHDHHDHKHEHTHASHGCGGHSHSHDNENMHGIYLHILADTLGSVSVIVSTALTSIWGWAGWDPLASCFIAVLIFLSSKPLVISSAKRLLLSVPEVTEYNLRNTLGGILEQRGVVNYWTPKFWLDDRTGSEDGEKLVGVVHVIVARGFALEETRDRVRDFLKRQGIDAVIQVEREGDNACWCTRGRGSMATPSAPKML, from the exons ATGGCATCGCCATATGCTTTGCCCTCTTCTGCGCTGCCTCACGCGCATCAGCAGCACATGCATTCTCACTCACATTCTCACCCGTCTCTGAATGCCTGGAGAGCATCAATGTCGACTGGATCCCTGCCTCCGTCCATTGAGGACGAGGCCCATGACCACGAACGGCCGCATTCGCACTCGAGACAACACTCTCATGCTCGTCAAGGATCCCACGCGTCCAACACGAGCGCCGTTTTGCACAGAGAGAAGGCAGCGCCTGCTTCACTAGATTCCTTGGATGGGTGGACCAAGGAGACGACTGCTGGTGGGAAGAATATCTTGACACCAGGACCTGACGCAGCAACATCGCCGTATTCGCCTCCAATCAAGCACAATCACAACCACAGTGACCATTCAAATCACCATGATCACGAACACAAAGATACCCACAgccacgaccacgaccacgatCGTGACCACAAGCATGGCCACAGTCACAATCATGATCATTCccacagccaccaccatACCCACGCAAGCCGACCAGACGATGGCAAGGCGCAACGGTCTCTGTTTACAAGGACGCTTCTGAAATACACGGCTGGCATGCCCATTTTGCACGCCATTCTTGTAGAAAAGGACTCCCGGAGAATCTTCTACTTTATGGT GTTAAATTTTGCCTTCATGGCTGTTCAAGCATTCTACGGATATGTCACCGATTCGCTTGGTCTTCTTAGCGATAGCATCCACATGTTTTTTGACTGTGTAGCACTGTTCGTAGGGCTGCTGGCAGCCGTGATGAGCAAGTGgccaccaagccaaaagTTCCCGTATGGatttggcaagattgaaaCTCTCTCAGGGTTTGCCAACGGCATTCTTTTGAT GTTGCTGAGTCTCGAGATCGCATTTGAAGCGTTTGAACGTCTGTGGGAAGGCACGAAGACTAAGCGGCTCGGCGAACTTTTTATAGTTAGCAGTCTTGGGCTCGCTGTGAATTTGGTTGGcatgatggcgtttgggcaccaccatcatcacggGCATAGCCATGGCCACAGTCATGCCCATGACCACTCTCACGACCACGCTCACGGCCATGACCATCATGACCACAAGCACGAGCACACACACGCTTCACATGGCTGCGGCGGTCACAGCCATTCGCATGACAACGAGAATATGCACGGCATCTACTTGCACATTCTGGCAGACACGTTGGGCAGCGTCTCAGTTATTGTGTCGACTGCACTGACCAGCATTTGGGGCTGGGCGGGCTGGGATCCGTTGGCATCTTGCTTCATCGCAGTGCTCATTTTCCTTTCGTCCAAACCGCTTGTCATCTCTTCAGCCAAGCGCCTACTCCTCAGTGTCCCCGAAGTTACAGAGTATAACCTGCGAAATACACTTGGTGGCATCCTGGAGCAGCGAGGTGTTGTAAACTATTGGACGCCCAAGTTCTGGTTGGATGACCGAACAGGAAGCGAGGATGGCGAAAAGCTTGTGGGAGTAGTACATGTCATTGTGGCACGCGGGTTTGCGTTGGAGGAGACACGGGACCGAGTCCGCGATTTTTTGAAGCGGCAGGGGATAGATGCTGTGATACAGGTGGAACGGGAAGGTGACAATGCATGCTGGTGCACCAGAGGACGTGGCTCCATGGCGACGCCGTCTGCTCCGAAGATGCTTTAG
- a CDS encoding Zn(2)-C6 fungal-type DNA-binding domain-containing protein (similar to Metarhizium robertsii ARSEF 23 XP_007821307.1), which translates to MGRQWRQRPIACQSCRRRKIRCSRQFPCSNCTSRGIRCVQFYEPLAPEPEPEENDSGETKSGNVSNVEIQARLDRLESWITGLGPGSGPSTNRIEIPLSGHSHAQPLSPPLSSTVQHLSEDALWFGGKFLCKKAKCIPPDAGFLDVGISYHLSPIRLIKKPYSIVQDATSSLGPLATGCREMCLTLPLYQETCLILSTFIEECAILSPIFHVPSLLVSIQSIYASVQQQTPIDREDLLLLMSIIASVTYVCSPDDDVSKLFSNHLEANTQCATWVAASFALSDEVKRRGQSSILCLQGQNILFKVSSYIEGSSVRTRSLISTSIAMARDLGLHRIDLPGNKADSIGLASGMEMEIARRLWWDLVIIDWLLALFPGSHEGVYTIHPRHMAVRKPSIIRDGNDATPSPQEHDLQSDVSYFLERIRLAEQGRTYIDRCPISHANTDAYYQETLQYDARLEQYQQELPPFFSINKLYERPPSQTQENPSLIVQRIQINCMVYVIRCFLHLQYLSLSSIDPKYAPSRASCFACASHIVRLHREVKSQYPWIISRLKATTFLRSLILASAVFLLDVCSGTEIRDLARERPDMLDAWRFMSDLQEDSNLVEQFFEFASQMLRKYGVSETIVAGLAAQRAGHLETERVSREMQDVAETYTDGGDKQMGVGSMDMDQRWQTLDADFDLKTMSWDNVLWGFDAILM; encoded by the exons ATGGGACGGCAGTGGCGCCAAAGGCCGATTGCATGTCAGTCATGTCGACGACGCAAGATACGCTGCTCCCGGCAGTTCCCATGCTCCAACTGCACATCAAGAGGGATACGGTGCGTGCAGTTCTACGAGCCGCTTGCGCCGGAGCCGGAGCCCGAGGAGAATGACAGCGGTGAAACAAAATCTGGAAATGTTTCAAATGTAGAGATTCAGGCCCGGCTGGACCGGCTGGAGTCGTGGATCACTGGCCTCGGTCCTGGTTCCGGGCCGTCCACGAACAGAATTGAGATTCCTTTGTCGGGGCATTCGCATGCTCAGCCTCTTTCTCCGCCATTGTCGTCTACCGTGCAGCATTTGTCGGAGGATGCGTTGTGGTTTGGGGGCAAGTTTCTGTGTAAGAAGGCAAAGTGCATTCCACCA GATGCTGGATTCCTGGATGTCGGTATATCATATCACCTTTCACCCATCAGACTTATCAAGAAGCCATACTCTATTGTTCAAGATGCGACTTCATCTCTTGGACCGCTCGCCACAGGCTGTCGTGAGATGTGTCTCACGCTGCCGCTGTACCAGGAAACATGCCTGATATTAAGCACCTTCATTGAAGAGTGTGCCATATTGAGTCCCATTTTCCACGTCCCCTCATTACTCGTCTCGATACAAAGCATATACGCGAGTGTGCAGCAGCAAACGCCGATTGACAGGGAAGACCTTCTGCTCCTCATGTCCATCATCGCATCTGTGACATATGTATGTTCGCCAGACGACGACGTTTCCAAGCTCTTCTCCAACCATTTGGAAGCGAATACTCAATGCGCAACATGGGTGGCAGCGTCGTTTGCGCTATCCGATGAGGTCAAGCGACGCGGCCAGTCAAGTATCCTGTGTCTGCAAGGACAAAACATCTTGTTCAAAGTCTCGTCCTATATTGAGGGAAGTTCGGTCCGCACGCGAAGCTTGATATCAACATCCATCGCAATGGCTCGCGATTTGGGCCTGCATCGAATAGATCTTCCTGGGAATAAAGCGGACAGCATAGGCCTGGCTTCCggaatggagatggagattgcACGACGGTTATGGTGGGATCTTGTGATAATAGATTG GCTACTGGCGCTCTTCCCTGGCTCCCACGAGGGAGTATACACCATCCACCCTCGCCACATGGCCGTCCGCAAACCCAGTATCATCCGAGACGGCAACGACGCAACGCCCTCACCACAGGAACACGACCTCCAAAGCGACGTCTCGTACTTCCTAGAGCGCATCCGTCTCGCAGAGCAAGGCCGCACGTACATTGACCGCTGTCCCATCTCCCACGCCAACACAGACGCATACTACCAGGAAACGCTACAATACGACGCCCGCCTCGAGCAATACCAGCAAGAACTACCGCcattcttctccatcaacaaactATACGAACGCCCTCCCTCCCAAACCCAAGAGAACCCGTCCCTCATCGTGCAGCGCATCCAAATAAACTGCATGGTATACGTCATCCGATGCTTCCTCCACCTCCAGTACCTCTCCCTCTCGAGCATCGACCCGAAATACGCACCCTCTCGCGCGTCGTGCTTCGCCTGCGCAAGCCACATCGTCCGCCTACACAGAGAAGTCAAGTCCCAGTACCCCTGGATAATATCCCGCCTCAAAGCCACGACGTTTCTCAGGTCCTTGATCCTGGCGAGCGCAGTGTTCTTGCTGGATGTGTGTTCGGGCACAGAGATACGAGACTTGGCGAGGGAGAGGCCGGATATGCTTGATGCGTGGAGGTTTATGAGCGATCTGCAGGAGGACTCGAATCTTGTTGAGCAGTTTTTCGAGTTTGCGAGCCAGATGTTGCGCAAGTATGGGGTCTCGGAGACGATTGTCGCGGGGTTGGCGGCTCAGCGGGCTGGGCATTTGGAAACTGAGCGTGTGTCGAGGGAGATGCAGGATGTTGCGGAAACGTATACGGATGGAGGGGATAAACAGATGGGTGTTGGATcgatggacatggatcaGAGGTGGCAGACGCTGGATGCGGATTTTGACTTGAAGACTATGAGTTGGGATAATGTGCTGTGGGGGTTTGACGCCATCCTCATGTAG